Proteins from one Scyliorhinus canicula chromosome 6, sScyCan1.1, whole genome shotgun sequence genomic window:
- the LOC119966949 gene encoding protein LBH-like, whose protein sequence is MTGVVNSGSIDQMELSSRKDTLCFQIFPDPSDFDHFCRLKDRLPSIVVEPSEGEVESGELRWPPEEMVVTEEVSAEASKESETLVSMEQ, encoded by the exons ATGACTGGGGTGGTGAATTCTGGCTCCATTGATCAGATGGAACTCAGTTCCCGCAAGGACACGCTGTGTTTCCAG ATATTTCCTGATCCCTCCGACTTTGACCATTTCTGTCGACTGAAAGATcgtctcccatccattgtggTGGAACCAagtgagggagaggtggagagtgGGGAACTGCGATGGCCACCAGAGGAGATGGTGGTCACTGAGGAAGTAAGTGCGGAAGCCAGCAAAGAGAGTGAGACGCTGGTCAGTATGGAGCAATAA